One window of Nocardia sp. NBC_00508 genomic DNA carries:
- a CDS encoding response regulator transcription factor yields the protein MSDGLRVVIAEDSAILRDGLAGLLAERGHEVVAMVGDASTLADVVGAHNPDVAVVDVRMPPSYTDEGLLAAIELRRKYPMTGVLVFSQWVETRYATELLAGGASGVGYLLKDRVADVKDFVDALHRVATGGTALDPEVVSQLMGASRQQDSLARLTPREREVLELMAQGLSNNAIATALKVTERAVEKHIGNIFTKLDLPPSDTHHRRVLAVLRLKG from the coding sequence ATGAGCGACGGACTGCGCGTCGTGATCGCCGAGGACAGTGCCATCCTGCGCGACGGACTCGCCGGGCTGCTCGCCGAACGCGGTCACGAGGTGGTCGCCATGGTCGGCGACGCGAGCACGCTGGCCGACGTGGTCGGCGCGCACAACCCCGACGTTGCCGTGGTGGACGTGCGGATGCCGCCCAGTTACACCGACGAAGGGCTGCTCGCCGCCATCGAACTGCGCCGCAAGTACCCGATGACCGGCGTGCTGGTGTTCTCCCAGTGGGTCGAAACCCGCTACGCCACAGAACTTCTCGCGGGCGGCGCGAGTGGCGTCGGCTATCTGCTCAAGGACCGGGTCGCCGACGTCAAGGACTTCGTTGACGCGCTGCACCGCGTCGCCACGGGCGGCACCGCGCTCGACCCGGAAGTGGTGAGCCAATTGATGGGCGCCTCACGTCAGCAGGATTCGCTGGCCCGTCTGACCCCGCGGGAACGCGAGGTACTCGAATTGATGGCTCAGGGCCTGTCCAACAACGCCATCGCGACTGCTTTGAAAGTCACCGAACGGGCGGTGGAGAAGCACATCGGCAACATCTTCACCAAACTCGATTTGCCGCCGTCCGACACGCATCACCGCCGTGTGCTGGCGGTATTGCGACTCAAAGGCTGA
- the fbaA gene encoding class II fructose-bisphosphate aldolase has protein sequence MPIATPEVYAEMLGRAKASSFAFPAINCTSSETINAAIKGFADAGSDGIIQFSTGGAEFGSGQGVKDMVTGAVALAEFAHVVAAKYDVTIALHTDHCPKDKLDTFVRPLIAISQERVNAGQNPLFQSHMWDGSAIPIDENLEIAKELLKATHAANIILEVEIGVVGGEEDGVEAEINEKLYTSPEDFEKTIDALGAGENGKYLLAATFGNVHGVYKPGNVVLKPAVLAEGQRVAAAKLGLAADAQPFDFVFHGGSGSLKSEIEDSLRFGVVKMNVDTDTQYAFTRPVAGHMLTNYDGVLKIDGEVGNKKAYDPRSYLKKGEASMAARVLEACNDLNSAGRSISA, from the coding sequence GTGCCCATCGCGACTCCGGAGGTCTACGCCGAGATGCTCGGTCGGGCCAAAGCCAGCTCCTTCGCCTTCCCGGCCATCAACTGCACGTCGTCGGAGACGATCAACGCGGCCATCAAGGGTTTCGCGGACGCGGGCAGTGACGGCATCATCCAGTTCTCCACCGGCGGTGCGGAATTCGGTTCCGGCCAGGGCGTGAAGGACATGGTCACCGGCGCGGTCGCGCTGGCCGAGTTCGCGCATGTCGTGGCCGCCAAGTACGACGTGACCATCGCGCTGCACACCGATCACTGCCCGAAGGACAAGCTGGACACCTTCGTTCGTCCGCTGATCGCGATCTCCCAGGAGCGGGTCAACGCCGGGCAGAACCCGCTGTTCCAGTCGCACATGTGGGACGGCTCCGCGATCCCGATCGACGAGAACCTGGAGATCGCGAAGGAACTGCTGAAGGCCACCCACGCGGCCAACATCATCCTCGAGGTCGAGATCGGCGTCGTCGGCGGCGAAGAGGACGGTGTCGAGGCCGAGATCAACGAGAAGCTCTACACCTCGCCGGAGGACTTCGAGAAGACCATCGACGCGCTCGGCGCGGGCGAGAACGGCAAGTACCTGCTCGCCGCCACCTTCGGGAACGTGCACGGCGTGTACAAGCCGGGCAACGTGGTGCTCAAGCCCGCGGTGCTGGCCGAGGGGCAGCGTGTCGCCGCGGCCAAGCTCGGCCTGGCCGCCGACGCGCAGCCGTTCGACTTCGTCTTCCACGGCGGCTCCGGCTCGCTGAAGTCCGAGATCGAGGACTCGCTGCGTTTCGGCGTGGTGAAGATGAACGTCGACACCGATACCCAGTACGCGTTCACCCGGCCGGTCGCCGGACACATGCTGACCAACTACGACGGCGTGCTGAAGATCGACGGCGAGGTGGGCAACAAGAAGGCCTACGACCCGCGCAGCTATCTGAAGAAGGGCGAGGCGTCGATGGCGGCGCGCGTGCTCGAGGCGTGCAACGACCTGAATTCCGCCGGCCGCTCGATCAGCGCCTGA
- a CDS encoding beta-ketoacyl-ACP synthase 3 has protein sequence MVSIAVNRSRDNVAMLGIGAYRPRRLVSNAEVCAVLDSSDEWIYERTGVRNRRWISGDETLRSIAGAAGERAIVNSGIDRSKIGALILATSSWLTLTPHGAPQVAYDIGMNGIPAFDLTSGCGGFGYGLGVAADMIRSGSVEYILLIGAETMTVGLDPTDRGTAMIFGDGAGAVVVGPSEENGISPTVWGSDGENAAAIMQDIDFLEYMHRAQSMQGLDPEIEPVGRMSLRMEGPRVFRWAAVTLPRALSTALEVSGVAKEDIEVFVPHQANARINELMKKNLGLADEVPMAGDIENAGNTSAASIPLAIEEMLVTGKAKGGQTALLLGFGAGLSYAGQVVTLPPAPAEPSL, from the coding sequence GTGGTGAGCATTGCAGTCAACAGAAGTCGCGACAACGTTGCGATGCTCGGAATCGGTGCCTACCGACCCAGACGCCTGGTCAGCAACGCCGAAGTGTGTGCGGTACTGGATTCCAGCGATGAGTGGATCTACGAGCGCACCGGCGTCCGCAACCGGCGCTGGATCAGCGGTGACGAGACGCTGCGGTCGATCGCCGGGGCGGCAGGCGAGCGTGCGATCGTCAACAGCGGCATCGACCGGTCCAAGATCGGCGCCCTGATCCTGGCCACCTCCAGCTGGCTGACGCTCACCCCACACGGCGCGCCGCAGGTGGCCTACGACATCGGGATGAACGGGATCCCCGCCTTCGACCTGACCTCCGGCTGCGGCGGCTTCGGATACGGCCTCGGCGTGGCCGCCGACATGATCCGCTCGGGCTCGGTTGAATACATCCTGCTCATCGGCGCGGAGACGATGACGGTCGGGCTCGACCCCACCGACCGCGGCACGGCGATGATCTTCGGTGACGGCGCGGGCGCGGTGGTGGTCGGCCCGAGCGAGGAGAATGGCATCTCGCCGACTGTCTGGGGCAGTGACGGCGAGAACGCGGCCGCGATCATGCAGGACATCGATTTCCTGGAGTACATGCATCGGGCACAGTCCATGCAGGGCCTCGATCCGGAGATCGAGCCGGTCGGCCGGATGTCGCTGCGAATGGAAGGCCCCCGCGTGTTCCGCTGGGCCGCGGTCACCCTGCCGAGGGCGCTCTCTACCGCGCTGGAGGTGTCCGGCGTGGCGAAAGAGGATATCGAGGTCTTCGTCCCGCACCAGGCGAATGCCCGCATCAACGAGCTGATGAAGAAGAACCTCGGCCTGGCCGACGAGGTCCCGATGGCGGGCGACATCGAGAACGCCGGCAATACCTCGGCCGCCTCCATCCCGCTCGCGATCGAAGAGATGCTGGTGACCGGCAAGGCCAAGGGCGGCCAGACCGCGTTGCTGCTCGGTTTCGGCGCGGGACTCAGCTACGCGGGTCAGGTCGTCACCCTGCCGCCCGCCCCGGCCGAGCCGAGCCTCTAG
- a CDS encoding DUF4190 domain-containing protein, protein MSYPPQQPPYGYPAYGAYGPPPDHPQAATILILGILSLVLCQIMGPFAWVMGKRALNEIDASGGAIGGRGNVNAGYICGIIATALLCLSILFIVLFVVLGLVGAFSGSSSSY, encoded by the coding sequence ATGAGCTACCCGCCGCAGCAGCCGCCGTACGGCTACCCAGCCTACGGTGCCTACGGACCGCCACCGGACCATCCGCAAGCCGCCACGATCCTGATCCTGGGCATCCTGAGCCTCGTGCTGTGCCAGATCATGGGACCCTTCGCCTGGGTGATGGGCAAGCGCGCACTCAACGAGATCGACGCGTCCGGCGGCGCCATCGGCGGCCGAGGCAACGTCAACGCGGGCTACATCTGCGGCATTATCGCGACGGCGCTGCTGTGCCTCAGCATTCTGTTCATCGTGCTTTTCGTGGTGCTCGGCCTGGTCGGCGCCTTCTCGGGAAGCTCGTCCAGCTACTGA
- a CDS encoding sensor histidine kinase → MIETHAEATLVLDPSPGEPEPAEHLLRTVLLAPVRARFWKELVYVLTVFVLGCAAVAYLFFGLGGGLYLAITIIGLPVLALVLLGGRVWGRIYRALAKDLLGVTVAPPLPFAPAPGLIGFIKGALTDRVSWRAVLFLLAQAVLGVAVGYLVLVTAAMTMFTAISPIPWALVHPTNVDENGVEHRSMVQFGDFYVDSWPKVLGFALLGALGCLVLPWLLRGVCLLHRLLTIALLSATLRDRRMVELQESRRTAVEDSAATLRRLERDLHDGTQARLVTIAMALGRAEDRLAAGGNPGDLIADAHASSKEALTELRELVRGIHPPALELGLEPALETLTARCSVPVELRVHLPGRPSPAIEAIAYFSVAELLTNVVRHANATGAWVSVLPNDARTIAVTVRDNGIGGVVPPTDGAIGAGSGLSGLAARARTVDGTLTVQSPAGGPTVVTILLPLAGSR, encoded by the coding sequence ATGATCGAGACACATGCCGAAGCGACCCTCGTGCTCGACCCGTCACCCGGCGAGCCCGAACCGGCGGAGCATCTGCTGCGCACCGTGCTGCTCGCGCCGGTGCGCGCACGGTTCTGGAAGGAACTCGTCTACGTCCTCACGGTGTTCGTACTCGGCTGCGCGGCCGTCGCCTATCTGTTCTTCGGCCTCGGCGGCGGGCTGTACCTCGCGATCACCATCATCGGCCTGCCGGTGCTCGCGCTGGTGCTGCTCGGTGGGCGGGTGTGGGGCCGGATCTACCGCGCACTGGCCAAGGACCTGCTCGGAGTCACCGTCGCGCCCCCACTGCCGTTCGCGCCCGCACCCGGCTTGATCGGATTTATCAAGGGCGCCTTGACCGATCGGGTGAGCTGGCGTGCGGTGCTGTTCCTGCTCGCGCAAGCCGTACTCGGCGTCGCGGTCGGGTATCTGGTGCTCGTCACAGCGGCGATGACCATGTTCACCGCGATCTCCCCGATCCCGTGGGCACTGGTACATCCGACCAACGTCGACGAGAACGGTGTCGAGCACCGATCCATGGTCCAGTTCGGCGATTTCTACGTCGACAGCTGGCCCAAGGTGCTCGGGTTCGCGCTCCTCGGCGCCCTAGGCTGTCTGGTGCTGCCATGGTTGTTGCGCGGCGTCTGCTTGCTGCATCGGCTGCTGACCATCGCCCTGCTCAGCGCGACGCTGCGCGACCGCCGGATGGTCGAGCTGCAGGAGAGCAGGCGGACCGCGGTAGAGGATTCCGCGGCGACACTGCGCAGGCTGGAACGCGACCTGCACGACGGGACGCAGGCCAGGCTGGTCACCATCGCGATGGCGCTGGGCCGGGCCGAGGATCGGCTCGCGGCGGGCGGCAATCCCGGCGACCTGATCGCGGACGCGCACGCCAGTTCCAAGGAGGCACTCACCGAGCTGCGCGAGCTGGTGCGCGGAATCCACCCGCCCGCACTGGAACTGGGCCTGGAACCGGCTCTGGAGACGCTGACCGCGCGCTGTTCGGTGCCGGTGGAGCTGCGCGTCCACCTGCCCGGGCGCCCGAGCCCGGCCATCGAGGCGATCGCCTACTTCTCGGTTGCCGAGTTGCTGACAAACGTTGTGCGGCACGCGAACGCCACCGGCGCATGGGTGTCCGTGCTGCCGAACGACGCGCGGACCATCGCGGTGACGGTGCGCGACAACGGCATCGGCGGCGTGGTGCCGCCCACGGACGGCGCGATCGGCGCGGGCAGCGGGCTGTCCGGCCTCGCGGCGCGGGCCCGCACGGTGGATGGAACGCTGACCGTGCAGAGCCCGGCGGGCGGACCGACCGTGGTGACCATCCTGCTGCCGCTGGCGGGGTCGCGATGA
- a CDS encoding glycoside hydrolase family 76 protein — MAESAIVSRHLRALWALPGTELGVVGWPATKRERIFGSWHYWWQAHLIDCATDAANRVPTPARRKRIAALARSHRFRNLTGWTNRYFDDMAWLAIALERAERTQGTDVRSALIALEKALYEGWEPQTGGGLPWRIGSDFFNAPANGPAAIALLRLGRVQRAQEMADWMDATLRDPETGLILDGIHLPSGEIERPVFTYCQGVVLGLETELAVQTGEARHIERVHRLLAAVEEHLTTGGVVRGGGGGDGGLFNGILARYLAVAAVMLPGEDAAQLADRRAAAAIVRASATAAWANRLEVEGEPLFGHDWNKSAQLPGGSAGAGYFTPGGSVTSSKVSERDLSVQLSGWLLMEAAYQVSAAGL; from the coding sequence ATGGCCGAATCCGCGATCGTCTCGCGTCATCTGCGCGCGCTGTGGGCGTTGCCGGGCACGGAACTGGGCGTGGTCGGCTGGCCGGCCACCAAGCGCGAGCGGATATTCGGTTCGTGGCACTACTGGTGGCAGGCGCATCTGATCGACTGCGCCACCGACGCCGCGAACCGGGTGCCGACTCCGGCGCGTCGCAAGCGAATCGCCGCACTGGCGCGCTCACACCGTTTCCGCAATCTCACCGGCTGGACCAACCGCTATTTCGACGACATGGCCTGGCTGGCCATCGCGCTGGAACGCGCCGAGCGCACTCAGGGCACCGATGTGCGCAGCGCGCTGATCGCGTTGGAGAAGGCGCTCTACGAGGGCTGGGAGCCGCAGACCGGCGGCGGACTGCCCTGGCGCATCGGCTCGGACTTTTTCAATGCGCCCGCCAACGGTCCCGCCGCCATCGCGCTGTTGCGCCTGGGGCGGGTCCAGCGCGCCCAGGAGATGGCCGACTGGATGGACGCGACGTTGCGTGACCCGGAGACCGGTTTGATCTTGGACGGCATCCACCTGCCCTCCGGCGAGATCGAGCGTCCCGTCTTCACCTACTGCCAAGGTGTCGTACTCGGCCTGGAGACCGAGCTGGCCGTGCAGACCGGCGAGGCCAGGCACATCGAACGCGTGCATCGACTACTCGCCGCCGTCGAGGAGCACCTGACCACCGGCGGCGTGGTGCGCGGCGGCGGTGGCGGCGACGGCGGCTTGTTCAATGGCATCCTGGCCCGCTACTTGGCGGTGGCGGCGGTGATGTTGCCCGGCGAGGACGCCGCGCAGCTGGCTGATCGTCGTGCGGCGGCCGCGATCGTGCGCGCGTCCGCCACGGCGGCCTGGGCGAACCGGCTCGAGGTCGAGGGCGAGCCGCTGTTCGGGCACGACTGGAACAAATCGGCTCAACTGCCCGGCGGCAGCGCCGGAGCCGGATACTTCACCCCGGGCGGTTCGGTGACCTCGTCGAAGGTGTCCGAACGCGACCTGTCCGTGCAGCTGTCCGGCTGGCTGCTGATGGAGGCGGCCTACCAGGTCAGCGCCGCGGGGCTCTGA
- a CDS encoding TrmH family RNA methyltransferase: MSHPVSDAAEPDLPGPTEWGVHAHGVGPWAVEHAEPPPEDPRLDPQLLAGGDRRNVVDAYRYWSREAIVADIDRRRHPFHVAIENFGHDANIGTVVRTANAFAAAAVHIVGRRRWNRRGAMVTDRYQHIEHHADIGELLAFSERVGLTVVAVDNVPGSVPLETATLPRKCLLLFGQEGPGVTEHAKQAAMMTVSIAQFGSTRSINAGVAAGIAMHAWIRQHADLGTAW; encoded by the coding sequence GTGAGTCATCCAGTATCGGACGCGGCGGAGCCGGACCTACCCGGGCCGACGGAGTGGGGTGTGCACGCGCACGGCGTCGGCCCGTGGGCTGTCGAGCACGCGGAGCCGCCACCGGAGGACCCGCGTCTGGATCCGCAGCTGCTGGCGGGTGGCGACCGTCGCAACGTGGTCGACGCCTATCGATACTGGAGCCGCGAGGCGATCGTCGCCGACATCGACCGGCGCAGGCACCCATTCCATGTCGCGATCGAGAACTTCGGGCACGATGCGAACATCGGCACGGTGGTGCGCACGGCGAATGCCTTCGCGGCGGCGGCTGTGCACATCGTGGGCAGGCGGCGCTGGAACCGGCGCGGCGCAATGGTGACCGACCGCTACCAGCACATCGAGCATCACGCCGATATCGGCGAGCTGCTGGCCTTCAGCGAACGCGTCGGCCTCACGGTGGTCGCCGTCGACAACGTGCCGGGCTCGGTCCCGCTGGAGACGGCCACGCTGCCGCGGAAGTGCCTGTTGCTGTTCGGCCAGGAGGGGCCGGGAGTCACCGAGCACGCCAAACAGGCCGCCATGATGACGGTGTCGATCGCGCAGTTCGGTTCCACCCGCAGCATCAACGCGGGCGTGGCGGCCGGAATCGCGATGCACGCCTGGATTCGGCAACACGCCGATCTCGGTACGGCCTGGTGA
- a CDS encoding DedA family protein — translation MSAGPALVWTVVLTFVFLECAVILGLFLPGDSMLITAGIVMASHASGEAHVWALSLGAMVAAIAGNQVGYVIGQRAGQHLVARKDGRYINVRNLQRVAELLHRHGFVAVLVARWIPWVRTLCPSVAGAARMDHRKFTVASTIGAIVWAPVLLLIGYYAGSFLQRVPWLMPIVIGTLVVGLVIGTVLGIRHYRQEMSRPAEDFELDDAPTVVLETEC, via the coding sequence ATGTCAGCGGGCCCCGCGCTCGTCTGGACAGTGGTGCTGACCTTCGTCTTCCTGGAATGCGCGGTAATCCTCGGGCTGTTCCTGCCGGGTGACTCCATGCTCATCACGGCCGGCATCGTGATGGCGTCGCATGCCTCCGGTGAGGCCCACGTGTGGGCGCTGTCGCTCGGCGCGATGGTCGCCGCGATCGCGGGCAACCAGGTGGGATACGTGATCGGGCAGCGCGCGGGACAGCACTTGGTCGCCCGCAAGGACGGCAGATACATCAACGTCCGCAACCTGCAGCGGGTGGCGGAGTTGCTGCATCGGCACGGGTTCGTCGCGGTGCTGGTCGCGCGGTGGATTCCGTGGGTGCGCACGCTGTGCCCGTCGGTCGCGGGCGCGGCGCGAATGGACCACCGCAAATTCACCGTGGCCAGCACCATCGGCGCGATCGTCTGGGCGCCGGTGCTGTTGCTGATCGGCTACTACGCGGGGAGCTTCCTGCAACGAGTGCCGTGGCTGATGCCGATCGTGATCGGCACGCTGGTGGTGGGGCTCGTCATCGGAACAGTGCTCGGCATACGGCACTACCGGCAGGAAATGTCCCGGCCCGCCGAGGACTTCGAACTGGACGACGCGCCGACGGTGGTGCTGGAGACCGAGTGCTGA
- a CDS encoding BTAD domain-containing putative transcriptional regulator, whose translation MSLDVRVLGPVRLLVGDEPVAVGGPKPRALLAALTVNRRRAVSSAALADMVWNEDPPDSYAASLQVFVSNIRKALRNSGVDPAAVLRTESSGYRLEIDETACDLGRFEAAREAGSRAAESGDHAGAAQLFGSALREWSGRALADLAGLQFADGFATAMDEERLLAASARIDAEIACGRASSVIGELVAMTTEHPLREPLWGQLITALYLSGRQADALEACRKVRGVLADELGIDPGPALIDLEQRVLRQEPLSAVELRQVERLAAAMTETVTEMPRAVRSGQLRLPNGRVVAIAQGGLRIGRMTDNDLVLDDPRASRYHAHIMPSRAGLLIKDLHSANGVFVNDDPIENGVLLADGDRIRIGATILTFQALH comes from the coding sequence ATGAGTCTGGATGTGCGCGTGCTCGGGCCCGTACGGCTGCTCGTCGGTGACGAGCCGGTGGCGGTCGGCGGGCCCAAACCGCGAGCTCTGCTCGCCGCGCTCACGGTGAATCGGCGGCGCGCGGTGTCGTCGGCCGCTCTCGCCGACATGGTGTGGAACGAGGATCCGCCCGACTCCTATGCCGCCAGCCTGCAGGTTTTCGTCTCGAATATCCGCAAGGCGCTGCGGAATTCGGGCGTCGACCCGGCGGCGGTGCTGCGCACCGAGTCTTCGGGTTATCGTTTGGAGATCGACGAGACCGCCTGCGACCTGGGCCGTTTCGAGGCGGCGCGGGAGGCGGGCAGCCGCGCCGCCGAGTCGGGCGATCACGCGGGCGCCGCCCAGCTGTTCGGCTCCGCGCTGCGGGAATGGAGCGGCCGGGCACTGGCGGATCTGGCCGGTCTGCAATTCGCCGACGGCTTCGCCACCGCCATGGACGAGGAGCGGCTGCTGGCCGCCTCGGCGCGGATCGACGCCGAAATCGCCTGTGGACGTGCGTCCTCGGTGATCGGCGAGCTGGTCGCGATGACCACCGAGCATCCGCTGCGGGAACCGCTGTGGGGTCAGTTGATCACCGCGCTGTATCTGTCCGGGCGCCAGGCGGACGCGCTGGAAGCGTGCCGGAAGGTGCGCGGGGTTCTCGCCGACGAGCTGGGCATCGATCCGGGGCCCGCGCTGATCGATCTGGAACAGCGGGTGCTGCGGCAGGAGCCGCTGAGCGCGGTCGAACTCCGCCAGGTCGAGCGGCTTGCCGCGGCGATGACCGAGACGGTCACCGAAATGCCGCGCGCGGTGCGCAGCGGTCAGCTGCGTTTGCCGAATGGTCGCGTGGTGGCGATCGCGCAGGGCGGTCTGCGCATCGGCCGGATGACGGACAACGACTTGGTCCTGGATGATCCGCGGGCCAGCCGGTATCACGCGCATATCATGCCGAGCCGCGCAGGACTGCTCATCAAGGATCTGCATTCGGCCAACGGCGTCTTTGTCAACGACGACCCGATCGAGAACGGCGTGCTGCTCGCCGACGGCGACCGGATCCGCATCGGCGCGACGATCCTGACTTTTCAGGCCCTGCACTAG
- a CDS encoding Uma2 family endonuclease has translation MTVEMHWPDHLLTLEDWIALPEDSSRSYELVEGVLVVSPRPVSQHQRAIWRLAAQLEPQLPSTHGVLTESEVLIDASPLPTIRVPDVLVVLEAGIDANQPRWDAADVLLAVEILSAGSRRTDRVTKFFEYADAGIEHYWLVDLDKPTSLAAYHLIDGDYELAAEQSGRMTVDLAGTGITIDIAALTSSRTDR, from the coding sequence ATGACCGTCGAAATGCACTGGCCTGATCATCTGCTGACCCTGGAGGACTGGATCGCGCTGCCGGAAGACAGCAGCCGTAGTTACGAGCTTGTCGAGGGGGTTCTGGTCGTGTCACCGAGGCCGGTGTCGCAACATCAGCGCGCCATCTGGCGGCTTGCCGCGCAGCTGGAACCGCAACTACCGTCCACCCACGGTGTTCTCACCGAGTCGGAAGTGTTGATCGACGCAAGTCCACTGCCGACCATCCGCGTTCCAGACGTCCTCGTGGTCCTCGAGGCGGGCATTGATGCCAACCAGCCGCGCTGGGACGCGGCCGATGTACTGCTCGCCGTCGAAATCCTGTCGGCCGGTTCGCGGCGCACCGATCGCGTGACCAAGTTCTTCGAGTACGCCGACGCCGGTATCGAGCACTACTGGCTCGTCGACCTCGACAAACCCACCAGCCTAGCTGCCTACCACCTGATCGACGGTGACTACGAGTTGGCTGCAGAGCAATCCGGCCGGATGACAGTCGACCTCGCCGGAACTGGGATCACGATCGATATCGCCGCGCTGACCAGCAGTCGCACCGACCGATAG
- the pyrE gene encoding orotate phosphoribosyltransferase, with protein MIDQVITNDRDRLAALVRELAVVHGRVTLSSGKEADYYVDLRRATLHHGAGPLIGKLLRELVTDWDFDAVGGLTMGADPVALAVMHAPGRPIDAFVVRKAAKSHGMQRQIEGPEIAGKRVLVVEDTTTTGNSPLTAVRALRAAGATVVGVATVVDRETGADQVIAAEGLEYRSILGLKDLALG; from the coding sequence ATGATCGACCAGGTGATTACCAACGACAGGGACAGATTGGCCGCGCTGGTGCGCGAGCTCGCGGTGGTGCACGGCCGGGTCACACTGTCCTCGGGCAAGGAGGCCGACTACTACGTCGACCTGCGCCGCGCGACCCTGCACCACGGCGCCGGTCCGCTGATCGGCAAGCTGCTGCGCGAGCTGGTCACGGACTGGGACTTCGACGCCGTCGGCGGTCTGACCATGGGCGCCGACCCGGTCGCGCTGGCCGTGATGCACGCCCCTGGCCGTCCGATCGACGCCTTCGTGGTGCGGAAGGCCGCGAAGTCGCACGGCATGCAGCGCCAGATCGAGGGCCCGGAGATCGCGGGCAAGCGGGTGCTGGTCGTCGAGGACACCACCACGACCGGCAATTCACCGCTGACCGCGGTGCGCGCGCTGCGCGCGGCAGGCGCTACCGTGGTCGGCGTCGCCACCGTTGTCGACCGGGAAACCGGCGCTGACCAGGTGATCGCCGCGGAGGGACTGGAGTACCGGTCGATCCTCGGCTTGAAGGACCTGGCCCTGGGATAA
- a CDS encoding DedA family protein translates to MHLLTETWLKNAVLPAILVIVFIETGLLFPLLPGDSLLFTGGLLAAQPSPPVSIWVLVPATVLVAFAGDQSGYWIGRAIGPALFHKEDTRFFKKHYVTQTHEFFEKHGPKTIILARFVPIVRTFMPVLAGVSKMDYRKYVAFDIVGAILWGGGITVLGYFLGNVAFIRDHVEAIFLLIVFVSILPGITAVAKKLLGRRAPEADAAEADTAELTASTSEPTR, encoded by the coding sequence ATGCACCTGCTCACGGAGACGTGGCTGAAGAACGCGGTGCTTCCGGCCATCCTGGTGATCGTCTTCATCGAGACCGGCCTGCTGTTCCCGCTCCTGCCCGGCGACTCGCTGCTGTTCACCGGCGGCCTGCTGGCGGCGCAGCCGAGTCCGCCGGTGTCGATCTGGGTGCTGGTGCCCGCCACCGTCCTGGTCGCGTTCGCGGGCGATCAGTCCGGGTACTGGATCGGCCGGGCCATCGGGCCCGCGCTGTTCCACAAGGAGGACACCCGGTTCTTCAAGAAGCACTACGTGACGCAGACGCACGAGTTCTTCGAGAAGCACGGACCCAAGACGATCATCCTGGCCCGTTTCGTGCCGATCGTGCGCACCTTCATGCCGGTGCTGGCCGGTGTGTCCAAGATGGACTACCGCAAGTACGTCGCGTTCGACATCGTCGGCGCGATCCTTTGGGGCGGTGGCATCACGGTGCTCGGCTACTTCCTGGGCAACGTCGCGTTCATCCGGGACCACGTCGAGGCGATCTTCCTGCTCATCGTGTTCGTGTCGATCCTCCCCGGCATCACCGCGGTGGCGAAGAAGCTGCTCGGCCGCAGGGCGCCGGAGGCCGACGCGGCGGAGGCGGATACGGCAGAGCTGACCGCTTCGACGAGCGAGCCCACCCGCTGA
- a CDS encoding lysoplasmalogenase family protein has translation MRLFRAGFLVAAAVTVYGAVTGREKAQWIAKPLLMPLLAADVATEGAEMPSTDRTVLIGSLGAATVGDILLIDPDDDRRLIAGASSFAVMQAGYSALWWRMGGRPTAGAVVPRVVAWLGAAGLLRAKAPSVAAPLTAYGVALGTATVLASDPVLEPAAKNIAGVNVPGADPRSRLGLGALLFTVSDGLIVLRRLFARGERARRVTEAAILATYAAAQYLLADPKAHVEPAITAPE, from the coding sequence ATGCGCCTATTTCGAGCCGGGTTCCTCGTCGCGGCGGCGGTCACTGTCTACGGTGCCGTGACCGGGCGGGAGAAGGCGCAGTGGATCGCGAAGCCGCTGCTGATGCCGCTACTCGCGGCCGACGTGGCGACCGAGGGCGCCGAGATGCCGTCCACCGATCGCACCGTGCTGATCGGGTCGCTCGGCGCGGCGACGGTCGGCGACATCCTGCTCATCGACCCGGACGACGACCGTCGGCTGATCGCGGGTGCGTCGTCGTTCGCGGTGATGCAGGCCGGATACTCGGCGCTGTGGTGGCGGATGGGCGGCAGGCCCACCGCCGGGGCGGTCGTACCGCGCGTGGTCGCCTGGCTGGGCGCGGCCGGGTTGTTGCGGGCGAAGGCGCCGTCGGTGGCCGCGCCGCTGACGGCCTACGGCGTCGCCTTGGGTACCGCGACCGTACTGGCTTCCGATCCCGTGCTGGAACCCGCCGCGAAAAACATTGCGGGCGTGAATGTTCCCGGTGCCGATCCGCGTAGCCGCCTCGGCCTCGGCGCGCTGTTGTTCACCGTCTCGGACGGGCTCATCGTGCTGCGCCGTCTATTCGCGCGTGGCGAGCGGGCCCGGCGGGTGACCGAAGCGGCCATCCTGGCCACCTACGCCGCCGCGCAGTATCTGCTGGCCGACCCGAAGGCGCATGTCGAGCCAGCGATCACAGCACCAGAATGA